A region of Etheostoma cragini isolate CJK2018 chromosome 24, CSU_Ecrag_1.0, whole genome shotgun sequence DNA encodes the following proteins:
- the sts gene encoding steryl-sulfatase produces MTSAWLLLLLNIGRVCLQGNGKPNFVLMMVDDLGIGDLGCYGNTTLRTPNIDQLAQEGVKLTQHIAAASLCSPSRAAFLTGRYPIRSGIAGDGRNCVFTFIAASGGLPRQEVTFAKIAKQQGYETALIGKWHLGLNCESSEDHCHHPGVHGFDYFFGIPLTNLRDCQAGHGTVFMVYKYLPYRTLGIAGLTAAVLHYAGVFVLRRRLLLSLLALVAAGAGLVAGLIVIMPYINCVLMRDHRVVEQPFTSENLTQRMTQEAVDFIEKNSARPFLLFFSFIQVHTAMFASAAFRGTSRHGIYGDAVHEVDWSVGEIVRTLDRLGLSENTLVYLTSDQGAHLEEISAEGEVHRGWNGIYKAGKSTNFEGGIRVPGLLRWPGNIPSGRQIDEPTSNMDLFPTVVQLSGGTVPQDRQIDGRDLMDLLQGRADRSDHEFLFHYCNAYLNAVRWHPKNSSSVWKAFFFTPNFYPESETACFHTHVCFCTPDAVTYHDPPLLFDVFRDPSETTPLTPDTEPAFHAILATMEAAAETHGRAVEPVESQISAGNVVWKPWLQPCCSTLTQLCRCQEDAGGSSTN; encoded by the exons ATGACGTCCGcgtggctgctgctgctcctgaaCATCGGCCGCGTGTGTCTCCAGGGAAACGGGAAGCCCAACTTTGTCCTGATGATGGTGGACGACCTGGGGATCGGAGACCTGGGTTGCTACGGCAACACAACCCTGAG GACCCCCAACATTGACCAGCTGGCCCAGGAGGGGGTGAAGCTGACGCAGCACATCGCTGCAGCGAGCCTCTGCTCTCCCAGCAGGGCGGCGTTTCTCACCGGACGCTACCCGATCCGATCAG GCATAGCGGGGGACGGCAGGAACTGCGTCTTCACGTTCATCGCTGCGTCGGGAGGCCTTCCCCGCCAGGAGGTGACCTTCGCTAAGATTGCCAAACAGCAGGGCTACGAGACGGCTCTTATAG GGAAGTGGCACCTGGGTCTGAACTGCGAGAGCAGCGAGGACCACTGCCACCACCCCGGGGTCCACGGCTTCGACTACTTCTTCGGCATCCCGCTGACCAACCTGCGGGACTGCCAGGCGGGCCACGGCACCGTGTTCATGGTCTATAAGTACCTACCGTACAGGACGCTGGGCATCGCCGGCCTCACCGCGGCCGTCCTCCACTACGCCGGCGTCTTCGTCCTCCGCCGGCGGCTGCTGCTGAGCCTGCTGGCTCTGGTCGCCGCGGGCGCGGGTCTGGTAGCAGGGCTCATCGTGATCATGCCGTACATCAACTGTGTCCTCATGCGGGACCACAGAGTCGTGGAGCAGCCGTTCACGTCTGAAAACCTGACCCAGAGGATGACCCAGGAGGCCGTGGACTTCATAGAGAA GAACTCGGCGAGGCCTTTcctgctgtttttctctttcatccaGGTGCACACGGCCATGTTTGCTTCAGCGGCGTTCAGAGGAACGAGCCGCCACGGCATCTACGGGGACGCCGTCCACGAGGTGGACTGGAGCGTAG GTGAGATCGTGCGGACCCTGGACAGACTCGGACTGAGTGAAAACACTCTGGTTTACCTGACGTCAGACCAGGGCGCCCACCTGGAGGAGATCTCGGCCGAGGGGGAAGTCCACAGAGGATGGAACGGGATATATAAAG CAGGGAAGTCCACAAATTTTGAGGGCGGGATCCGTGTCCCGGGACTCCTGCGCTGGCCGGGGAACATCCCCAGCGGCAGACAGATAGACGAGCCCACCAGCAACATGGACCTGTTCCCAACGGTGGTGCAGCTGAGCGGAGGGACGGTCCCGCAGGACAG GCAGATAGACGGTCGGGATCTCATGGATCTGCTTCAGGGGAGAGCCGACCGCTCCGACCACGAGTTTCTCTTCCATTACTGCAACGCCTACCTGAACGCAGTCCGATGGCATCCCAAAAACA GCAGCTCGGTGTGGAAAGCCTTTTTCTTCACACCCAACTTCTACCCTGAGAGCGAGACGGCGTGTTTCCACACGCACGTCTGCTTCTGCACGCCGGACGCCGTGACGTACCACGACCCTCCGCTGCTCTTCGATGTGTTCAGGGACCCGTCGGAGACGACGCCGCTGACTCCCGACACCGAGCCGGCCTTCCACGCCATCCTGGCCACCATGGAGGCGGCGGCCGAGACCCACGGCAGGGCGGTGGAGCCGGTGGAGAGCCAGATCTCAGCGGGGAACGTGGTGTGGAAGCCCTGGCTGCAGCCGTGCTGCTCCACCCTCACGCAGCTCTGTCGGTGCCAAGAGGACGCGGGGGGGTCTTCAACGAATTAA